A genomic segment from Cyprinus carpio isolate SPL01 chromosome A4, ASM1834038v1, whole genome shotgun sequence encodes:
- the LOC109067996 gene encoding voltage-dependent L-type calcium channel subunit alpha-1C-like isoform X11: protein MLRGLFSRRRLKHERLQEEVEERFKGKLVSERELGYTFVRPGGSNYSSPSLAPVPSLNEDERVGGGGGVLGLAPEHIPTPGASLSWQAAIDAARQAKLMGTSGAPISTASSTQRKRQHYTKPKKQASTASTRPPRALLCLTLKNPIRRACINIVEWKPFEIIILMTIFANCVALAVYIPFPEDDSNATNSNLERVEYLFLIIFTVEAFLKVIAYGLLCHPNAYLRNGWNLLDFIIVVVGLFSAILEQATKGDGGTSMGGKAAGFDVKALRAFRVLRPLRLVSGVPSLQVVLNSIIKAMVPLLHIALLVLFVIIIYAIIGLELFMGKMHRTCFFFKDGLKGPISEEKPAPCAPSSTHGRHCSMANITQCMMGWAGPNDGITNFDNFAFAMLTVFQCITMEGWTDVLYWMQDAMGYELPWVYFVSLVIFGSFFVLNLVLGVLSGEFSKEREKAKARGDFQKLREKQQLEEDLKGYLDWITQAEDIDPENDDDGLDDDKPRNLSMPASENESVNTDNAPAGDMEGETCCTRMANRISKSKFSRYSRRWNRLCRRTCRAAVKSNVFYWLVIFLVFLNTLTIASEHHQQPDWLTNVQDIANKVLLALFTGEMLLKMYSLGLQAYFVSLFNRFDSFVVCGGILETILVETKIMSPLGISVLRCVRLLRIFKITRYWNSLSNLVASLLNSVRSIASLLLLLFLFIIIFSLLGMQLFGGKFNFDETRRSTFDNFPQSLLTVFQILTGEDWNSVMYDGIMAYGGPSFPGMLVCIYFIILFICGNYILLNVFLAIAVDNLADAESLTSAQKEEEEEKERKKLARTASPEKRQNSEKPPLEDEKKEEKIELKSITSDGETATKINIDEYTGEENEEKNPYPVNDFPAGEEDDEEPEMPVGPRPRPLSDIQLKEKAVPMPEARAFFIFSPNNKFRVLCHKIVNHNIFTNLILFFILLSSISLAAEDPVNNDSFRNQILGYADYVFTGIFTIEIILKMTAYGAFLHKGSFCRNYFNILDLVVVSVSLISSGVQSSAINVVKILRVLRVLRPLRAINRAKGLKHVVQCVFVAIRTIGNIVIVTTLLQFMFACIGVQLFKGKFFYCTDTSKQTHSECRGSYILYKDGNVGKPEKAQRSWENSDFNFDDVLQGMMALFAVSTFEGWPGLLYRAIDSHTEDVGPIYNYRVIISIFFIIYIIIIAFFMMNIFVGFVIVTFQEQGEQEYKNCELDKNQRQCVEYALKARPLRRYIPKNPYQYKVWYVVNSTYFEYLMFTLILLNTICLAMQHHGQSQSFSKAMNILNMLFTGLFTVEMILKLIAFKPRGYFSDPWNVFDFLIVIGSIIDVILSEINPADPSSSPPSSVVRPMGLQNTEDNARISITFFRLFRVMRLVKLLSRGEGIRTLLWTFIKSFQALPYVALLIVMLFFIYAVIGMQMFGKIALRDNSQINRNNNFQTFPQAVLLLFRCATGEAWQEIMLACSPNRPCEKGSEVSHNSEDCGSHFAIIYFVSFYMLCAFLIINLFVAVIMDNFDYLTRDWSILGPHHLDEFKRIWAEYDPEAKGRIKHLDVVTLLRRIQPPLGFGKLCPHRVACKRLVSMNMPLNSDGTVMFNATLFALVRTALRIKTEGVKMSYTHVQFISMQKINSHANIHAPKSHCLYLFVSGNLEQANEELRAIVKKIWKRTSMKLLDQVVPPAGDDEVTVGKFYATFLIQEYFRKFKKRKEQGLVAKIPPKTALSLQAGLRTLHDMGPEIRRAISGDLTVEEELERAMKETVCAASEDDIFRRSGGLFGNHVNYYHQSDGHASFPQSFTTQRPLHISKSGSPGETESPSHQKLVDSTFTPSSYSSSGSNANINNANNTAIGHRYPKPTVSTVDGHTGPPLTTVPLPRPTWCFPNKRSCFYDTFMRSDSSDSRLPIIRREEASTDETYDETLLDERDQTMLSMDMMEFQDEESKQLAPMVEADVGEERRPWQSPRRRAFLCPTALGRRSSFHLECLRKHNRPDVSQKTALPLHLVHHQALAVAGLSPLLRRSHSPTLFTRLCSTPPASPSGRGGGGPCYQPVPSLRLEGSGSYEKLNSSMPSVNCSSWYSDSNGNHRGSVQRTQRPVSLTVPPVTRRDSISVAHGSACSLVEAVLISEGLGHYAQDPSFIQVAKQELADACDMTMEEMENAADNILNANAPPNANGNLLPFIQCRDTGSQESRCSHTLNLSTATGSDELLGVELECSEGAGQRNSTLMEDEDMECVTSL, encoded by the exons GAacgggtggagtatctctttctGATCATTTTTACGGTGGAAGCATTTCTCAAAGTTATTGCATACGGGTTGCTGTGTCACCCTAATGCATACCTGCGGAATGGCTGGAACTTGTTGGATTTCATCATCGTGGTGGTAGG gctGTTCAGTGCAATATTAGAGCAGGCCACTAAAGGGGATGGTGGGACTTCAATGGGAGGCAAGGCTGCAGGGTTTGATGTAAAAGCCCTGCGAGCCTTTAGAGTGTTGAGACCTCTGAGACTCGTATCTGGAGTACCta GTTTACAGGTGGTGCTGAACTCCATCATTAAAGCCATGGTTCCCCTCCTGCACATCGCTCTGCTCGTTCTGTTCGTCATCATCATTTATGCCATCATCGGCCTAGAGCTCTTCATGGGCAAGATGCACAGAACTTGTTTTTTCTTCAAAGATGGACTCAAAG GTCCTATATCTGAAGAGAAGCCGGCCCCCTGCGCCCCAAGCTCCACCCATGGACGACACTGCTCCATGGCCAACATAACACAGTGCATGATGGGATGGGCAGGCCCAAATGATGGAATCACGAACTTTGATAACTTTGCATTTGCCATGCTAACTGTGTTTCAATGCATCACGATGGAGGGCTGGACTGACGTCCTGTACTGG ATGCAGGATGCCATGGGTTATGAGCTTCCGTGGGTCTATTTTGTCAGTCTGGTCATCTTTGGATCCTTTTTCGTTCTAAATCTGGTTCTGGGTGTGTTGAGCGG AGAGTTCTCTAAAGAGCGAGAAAAGGCCAAAGCACGCGGTGATTTCCAGAAGCTCCGTGAGAAGCAGCAGCTGGAGGAGGATCTAAAGGGCTACCTGGACTGGATCACGCAGGCGGAGGATATCGACCCTGAGAACGATGACGACGGACTGGACGACGACAAGCCTAGAAATC TGAGTATGCCGGCCAGTGAAAATGAGTCTGTGAACACTGATAATGCTCCCGCTGGAGACATGGAGGGAGAGACCTGCTGTACTCGCATGGC AAATAGGATCTCCAAATCCAAATTCAG TCGATATTCACGCCGATGGAATCGGTTATGTCGGCGCACGTGCCGTGCAGCAGTGAAGTCAAATGTGTTCTACTGGCTGGTGATCTTCCTGGTGTTTTTGAACACACTTACTATCGCCTCTGAGCACCACCAGCAGCCAGACTGGCTCACCAATGTACAAG ATATCGCCAATAAGGTGTTGCTGGCTCTTTTTACCGGTGAGATGCTGCTGAAGATGTACAGCCTGGGTCTACAGGCCTATTTCGTCTCCCTTTTCAACCGCTTCGACAGTTTTGTGGTGTGCGGTGGAATTCTGGAGACTATCCTGGTAGAGACTAAGATCATGTCACCCCTCGGCATCTCTGTGCTGCGCTGTGTGCGTCTGCTCCGCATCTTCAAGATCACCAG GTACTGGAACTCTCTCAGTAATCTAGTGGCGTCTCTGCTGAACTCGGTGCGCTCTATCGCGTCCCTGCTTCTGCTGCTCTTCctgttcatcatcatcttcagtcTGCTCGGAATGCAGCTCTTTGGTGGCAAGTTCAACTTTGACGAGACGCGCCGCAGCACCTTCGATAACTTCCCGCAGTCTCTCCTCACCGTCTTTCAG ATTTTGACCGGAGAGGACTGGAACTCTGTGATGTATGATGGGATCATGGCATATGGTGGGCCCTCCTTTCCTGGCATGCttgtctgcatttatttcatcatcctcttcatctgCGGAAACT ACATCCTCCTGAATGTCTTCTTGGCCATTGCCGTGGACAACCTGGCAGACGCAGAGAGTCTGACATCTGcgcagaaagaggaagaggaggagaaagagaggaagaagcTGGCCAG AACGGCCAGTCCAGAGAAGCGGCAGAACTCTGAGAAACCACCTCTGGAGGatgaaaagaaagaggaaaagatTGAACTTAAATCCATCACTTCTGATGGAGAGACTGCCACCAAG ATCAACATAGATGAGTACACAGGGGAGGAGAATGAGGAGAAGAATCCATATCCTGTGAACGACTTCCCAG CAGGAGAGGAGGACGATGAGGAGCCAGAGATGCCAGTAGGTCCTCGTCCACGTCCACTCTCTGACATTCAGCTGAAGGAGAAAGCTGTCCCCATGCCAGAAGCCAGGGCTTTCTTTATTTTCAGCCCCAATAACAA gTTCAGGGTTTTGTGTCATAAGATTGTAAACCACAACATCTTCACCAATTTAATCCTGTTCTTTATACTGCTGAGCAGTATTTCACTGGCAGCGGAGGACCCAGTGAATAATGACTCATTCAGGAATcag ATTCTAGGCTATGCAGATTACGTGTTTACAGGAATCTTCACCATAGAGATCATTCTGAag ATGACAGCGTATGGAGCATTCCTACATAAGGGTTCATTTTGTcggaattattttaatattttggatcTGGTGGTGGTCAGTGTGTCTCTGATCTCCTCTGGAGTTCA GTCAAGTGCCATTAATGTAGTAAAGATTCTCAGAGTGCTGAGGGTGTTGAGGCCCCTGAGAGCAATCAACAGAGCCAAGGGCCTCAAA CATGTggtccagtgtgtgtttgtagcCATCCGTACCATCGGGAACATCGTCATCGTCACCACTTTGCTGCAGTTCATGTTTGCCTGTATTGGTGTTCAACTTTTCAAG GGCAAATTCTTCTACTGCACAGACACCTCTAAACAGACACATTCCGAATGCAG aGGGTCCTATATATTATACAAAGATGGGAATGTTGGGAAACCAGAGAAAGCACAGCGTTCATGGGAGAACAGTGACTTCAACTTTGATGATGTCCTGCAGGGCATGATGGCTCTGTTTGCCGTATCCACTTTTGAGGGTTGGCCAGG GCTCCTCTACAGAGCCATTGACTCCCATACAGAGGATGTTGGCCCAATCTACAACTACCGTGTGATCATCTCTATATTCTTCATCAtctacatcatcatcatcgccTTCTTCATGATGAACATATTCGTAGGTTTCGTCATTGTGACATTTCAGGAGCAGGGAGAGCAAGAGTACAAAAACTGTGAGCTGGACAAGAACCAG CGTCAGTGTGTGGAATATGCCCTGAAGGCCCGTCCCCTGCGCAGGTACATCCCCAAGAACCCGTATCAGTATAAGGTTTGGTACGTGGTGAACTCTACCTACTTTGAGTACCTGATGTTCACCCTCATTCTTCTCAACACCATCTGCCTGGCCATGCAG CATCATGGCCAATCTCAGTCGTTCAGCAAAGCCATGAATATCCTCAACATGTTGTTCACCGGCCTCTTCACTGTGGAAATGATCCTCAAACTCATCGCCTTCAAACCCAGG GGTTACTTTAGTGACCCCTGGAATGTTTTTGACTTCCTCATCGTAATTGGCAGCATTATAGACGTCATTCTGAGTGAGATCAAC CCAGctgacccctcctcctctccCCCCTCCTCTGTGGTAAGACCAATG GGCCTCCAAAACACTGAAGATAACGCCAGGATCTCAATCACATTCTTTCGGCTGTTCCGTGTGATGAGGCTGGTGAAGCTCCTGTCTCGGGGAGAGGGCATTCGGACGCTGCTCTGGACCTTCATTAAATCCTTTCAG GCTCTTCCCTATGTTGCTTTGCTGATCGTGATGCTGTTCTTCATCTACGCCGTCATTGGGATGCAG ATGTTTGGTAAGATTGCCCTGAGGGACAACAGCCAGATCAACCGAAACAACAACTTTCAGACGTTTCCTCAGGCTGTTCTGCTGCTCTTCAg GTGTGCAACAGGGGAGGCATGGCAGGAAATCATGCTGGCCTGTTCTCCGAACCGCCCGTGTGAgaaggggtcagaggtcagccaCAACAGTGAAGACTGTGGCAGCCACTTTGCCATCATCTACTTTGTTAGCTTTTATATGCTTTGCGCCTTCCTG ATCATTAACCTCTTTGTGGCCGTCATCATGGACAACTTTGACTATTTGACACGTGACTGGTCGATATTGGGGCCGCATCACCTGGATGAGTTTAAGAGGATATGGGCAGAGTACGATCCTGAGGCCAA GGGACGGATAAAGCACCTGGATGTGGTGACGTTGCTGCGCAGGATTCAGCCTCCCCTTGGGTTTGGAAAGCTTTGTCCACATAGAGTGGCGTGCAAG CGGCTTGTGTCCATGAACATGCCTCTCAATAGTGACGGGACGGTGATGTTCAACGCAACTCTCTTTGCTCTAGTACGAACGGCTCTACGCATCAAAACGGAAGGTGTGAAAATGTCATATACACACGTGCAGTTCATAAGCATGCAGAAAATCAATTCACATGCCAACATACACGCACCGAAAAGTcactgtttgtatttgtttgtgtcaGGTAACCTGGAGCAAGCGAATGAGGAACTCAGGGCCATCGTGAAGAAGATCTGGAAGAGGACGAGCATGAAGCTGCTGGATCAAGTCGTTCCCCCTGCTGGAG ATGATGAAGTAACAGTGGGGAAGTTCTATGCCACATTCCTGATTCAGGAATACTTCAGGAAATTTAAGAAGCGCAAGGAACAGGGCCTGGTGGCCAAAATTCCTCCAAAGACTGCTCTTTCATTGCAG GCTGGCCTGCGTACACTGCATGATATGGGTCCTGAGATCAGAAGAGCGATATCAGGAGACCTGACTGTggaggaggagctggagagagCCATGAAGGAAACCGTGTGTGCTGCATCTGAGGATGATATCTTCAGG CGGTCTGGCGGTCTCTTCGGTAACCACGTCAACTACTACCACCAGAGTGACGGCCACGCCTCCTTCCCACAGTCCTTCACAACACAGCGGCCGTTGCACATCAGTAAATCCGGGAGTCCTGGCGAAACAGAATCTCCGTCTCATCAGAAGCTTGTTGACTCCACCTTCACTCCGAGCAGTTACTCTTCCTCAGGATCCAACGCAAACATTAACAACGCCAACAACACAGCCATCGGACACCGGTACCCCAAACCTACCGTCAGCACAGTGGACGGACACACGGGACCGCCCCTCACCACCGTCCCACTGCCACGGCCCACATGGTGCTTTCCTAACAAGAG GAGCTGTTTCTATGACACTTTCATGCG CTCTGATTCCAGTGACAGTCGTCTCCCTATAATCCGGCGAGAGGAAGCATCTACAGATGAGACGTACGATGAAACATTACTAGATGAGAGAGATCAGACCATGCTCTCCATGGACAT GATGGAATTTCAGGATGAAGAGAGCAAGCAGTTGGCTCCCATGGTGGAGGCGGATGTAGGGGAGGAGAGGAGGCCGTGGCAGTCTCCACGGCGACGGGCCTTTCTCTGCCCCACTGCACTgg GTCGACGGTCTTCCTTTCACTTGGAGTGTCTGAGAAAACATAACAGACCTGATGTTTCTCAGAAAACAGCACTACCACTGCATCTAGTGCATCATCAG GCTCTGGCTGTGGCAGGGTTGAGTCCCTTGCTGAGACGGAGTCATTCTCCGACGCTGTTCACGCGTCTGTGTTCCACACCTCCTGCGAGTCCCAGCGGCCGTGGCGGGGGAGGGCCGTGCTACCAGCCCGTTCCGTCTCTGCGGTTGGAGGGCAGCGGATCTTACGAGAAACTCAACAGCAGCATGCCGTCTGTGAACTGCAGCTCGTGGTACAGTGACAGTAATGGCAACCACAGGGGGAGCGTGCAGAGGACGCAGCGACCCGTGTCCCTCACGGTTCCTCCGGTCACACGCAGAGACTCCATATCCGTGGCACATGGGAGCGCCTGCAGCCTCGTGGAGGCG GTGTTGATATCCGAGGGTTTGGGTCACTATGCACAGGATCCCTCCTTCATCCAGGTAGCGAAGCAGGAACTAGCGGACGCCTGCGACATGACCATGGAGGAGATGGAGAACGCTGCCGACAACATTCTCAATGCCAACGCGCCACCCAATGCCAACGGAAACCTGCTACCCTTCATACAGTGCAGAGACACTGGCTCCCAGGAGTCCCGTTGCAGCCACACGCTGAACCTCTCGACCGCCACGGGCTCCGATGAGCTGCTGGGGGTGGAGTTAGAGTGCTCCGAGGGGGCGGGGCAGCGGAACAGCACTCTGATGGAGGACGAGGACATGGAGTGCGTGACCAGTTTGTAG